The following coding sequences are from one Shewanella violacea DSS12 window:
- a CDS encoding insulinase family protein, translating into MICFNKYRLNSVGYLLSLLLLLQLLGCQQTKLVFTDEQAPITPSFNQLEGAPQLHKSQPIKRQPQLPQSQSLESHPAQAQLNQGIGTWAPQIHSLNTDFTLHLFPASPSELNYIELVLINSDRPFNNIDILNTALNERALWLASQHSLSCIDSLRISARMHSISIKMACPSQEVPQSLSILNDSWKRSAFEHIDIDNIRRKLKLNKHINAYSGAEIDKVWAKIILGDKHPYNQALNNQTLQDELTLDTLAELQQKMRAGAKWHLFMSLPSNHPVSEPVQATILTQEDLIEEAERLAKRLTRSASVTAKEEREAREDARALVKEARETDIAAEAFINKAKVLYLIDAPSAVQTQVRVGYRLPLLASSSASNSDTWKNEFSSSHPLSCQLLADWLGRSFSGRLYYDLREKRGLTYGIYGRCFDNPQSRTLKYYGSTQVQHTGAFVAGILAHQGLTTEQGIGSAELSALKTYERSKYTLTIQSQHAMKLEYIKQLTLKRSSEDLAHNQMMIKQLTDKELMQISQSIFASPPYILLRGDANKIRQDLTDKLPDWRIQMIKP; encoded by the coding sequence ATGATCTGCTTTAACAAGTATCGACTTAACTCAGTAGGATACCTGCTTAGCCTCTTACTACTACTGCAGCTTCTCGGCTGCCAGCAGACAAAGTTAGTGTTCACCGACGAGCAAGCCCCTATCACGCCAAGTTTTAACCAGCTTGAAGGCGCGCCACAGCTACATAAATCACAACCAATAAAACGACAACCTCAGCTTCCACAGTCTCAAAGCCTAGAATCTCATCCAGCTCAAGCTCAATTGAACCAAGGGATTGGAACATGGGCTCCGCAAATTCATTCACTAAATACTGATTTTACCCTGCACCTCTTCCCGGCTAGCCCCTCTGAGCTTAATTATATCGAGCTGGTATTGATTAATTCGGACCGCCCCTTTAACAACATAGACATTCTCAATACTGCACTCAATGAACGCGCACTCTGGCTAGCGAGTCAGCATTCACTCTCATGTATCGACAGCCTTCGAATTAGCGCAAGAATGCATAGCATTAGCATAAAAATGGCCTGTCCAAGTCAAGAGGTCCCCCAATCCCTGAGCATACTCAATGATAGCTGGAAGAGGTCTGCATTTGAGCACATTGATATAGATAATATTCGACGTAAGCTAAAGCTTAATAAGCACATTAATGCCTATAGCGGTGCGGAAATAGATAAAGTGTGGGCGAAAATAATATTGGGGGATAAGCATCCTTATAATCAGGCTCTCAACAATCAAACACTTCAGGATGAGCTAACCCTAGACACGCTAGCTGAACTCCAGCAGAAGATGCGAGCAGGCGCTAAATGGCACCTGTTTATGTCACTGCCATCGAATCATCCAGTCTCAGAACCAGTCCAAGCCACTATTCTTACTCAGGAAGACTTAATAGAAGAGGCTGAGCGGCTTGCTAAGCGGTTAACTAGGTCTGCTAGTGTCACGGCTAAAGAAGAGCGCGAAGCAAGAGAAGACGCTAGGGCTTTAGTCAAAGAAGCCCGAGAAACAGATATAGCTGCTGAGGCTTTTATCAACAAGGCTAAGGTCCTCTACCTGATAGATGCACCTAGCGCAGTGCAGACCCAGGTGAGAGTGGGATATAGGTTGCCACTTTTAGCTTCGAGTTCTGCCTCTAATTCTGATACCTGGAAGAATGAGTTTTCATCTAGCCATCCCTTAAGCTGCCAGCTGCTCGCCGATTGGTTGGGTCGCAGTTTTTCCGGTCGCCTCTACTATGATTTAAGAGAAAAACGAGGACTCACCTATGGCATCTATGGCCGCTGTTTCGATAACCCTCAGTCACGTACGCTCAAATATTATGGCAGCACACAAGTGCAACACACAGGTGCATTTGTAGCGGGTATTTTAGCCCACCAGGGGCTCACCACAGAGCAAGGTATAGGCAGCGCCGAACTCTCAGCATTGAAGACCTATGAAAGAAGTAAGTACACGCTAACAATCCAGTCTCAACACGCTATGAAGCTAGAATATATTAAACAACTGACACTCAAACGCAGCAGTGAAGATTTAGCTCATAATCAAATGATGATAAAACAATTGACCGACAAGGAGCTAATGCAGATATCTCAGTCTATTTTCGCCTCGCCTCCCTACATTTTACTCAGAGGCGATGCAAATAAAATCCGCCAAGACCTAACAGATAAACTGCCAGACTGGCGCATACAAATGATTAAACCTTGA
- a CDS encoding response regulator transcription factor, with amino-acid sequence MYDGELFTHNQSSKNLIIVRSAAGLLNLSVNNDKNLTQAWFNTTSNTKILIHFIDCISSHLQQVEYSLFKSGTHIAICSKLTVEDELLLIEYGFNAALPSNESSYNLLKKLTNVIEGNLCFSNEAFSRFILSTNRAPLKKERLSLISSTTRKEQEVINLVCNGMSNEQVANKLHVSINTIKMHLQNIYKKAHINNRGQLLLTYGQGYLN; translated from the coding sequence ATGTATGATGGTGAGTTATTTACCCATAATCAATCAAGCAAAAATTTAATTATTGTAAGAAGTGCTGCCGGACTACTAAACCTGAGCGTAAATAATGATAAAAACCTCACTCAAGCCTGGTTTAACACAACATCTAATACGAAAATATTAATACACTTCATTGACTGTATATCAAGTCATCTACAACAAGTAGAATATAGTTTATTTAAATCTGGAACGCATATTGCTATTTGCTCCAAATTAACCGTAGAAGATGAATTGTTACTCATTGAATATGGATTTAATGCAGCCTTGCCTTCAAATGAAAGCTCTTACAACTTACTAAAAAAACTGACAAACGTAATTGAGGGAAACTTGTGTTTCAGTAATGAAGCATTTTCACGTTTCATATTAAGCACAAACAGAGCTCCATTAAAAAAAGAGCGACTTAGCCTTATCTCCTCGACAACGAGAAAAGAGCAAGAAGTCATTAATCTTGTTTGCAATGGTATGAGTAATGAGCAGGTCGCCAACAAACTACATGTGTCGATAAACACCATAAAAATGCATTTACAAAACATATATAAAAAGGCACACATTAATAATCGAGGCCAGCTCCTATTAACTTACGGTCAAGGCTACCTAAATTAA
- a CDS encoding DUF192 domain-containing protein, with product MFYHLTEVFLATTPWLRLRGLLGRKPLTTEQAMLISPCNSVHTIGMRYPIDIVYLNNKNKVLKIQRNLQPWRSSACRGATQVLELAAGNTDNKNINQGDTLSWQD from the coding sequence ATTTTTTATCACCTCACTGAAGTATTTCTTGCAACCACTCCCTGGTTACGACTCAGAGGCTTACTCGGACGAAAACCTCTCACCACAGAACAAGCCATGTTGATCTCGCCGTGTAACTCAGTGCATACCATAGGCATGAGATACCCGATTGATATTGTCTACCTCAATAATAAAAATAAGGTGCTAAAAATCCAAAGGAACCTACAACCCTGGCGCAGCAGTGCCTGTAGAGGAGCCACTCAAGTATTAGAACTGGCAGCAGGCAATACAGATAATAAGAATATAAACCAAGGAGATACTTTGTCATGGCAAGACTAA